From Pan troglodytes isolate AG18354 chromosome 1, NHGRI_mPanTro3-v2.0_pri, whole genome shotgun sequence:
taattataaaaacataaattatgtatattatacaagGAAAGCATGCAACAGGTCAGATGTTTCTCTATTAACACTTCCAGAAAtatattatggtttttttttttttttttttttttttttttgagacagagtcttgctctgtctcagcTCACCGtgacatccacctcctgggttcaagcatttctcatgcctcagtctcctgagtagctgagattatgggcatgtgccactatgcctggctaatttttgttatttttagtagagacaaggtttcaccatgttggccaggttggtcttgaactcctggcctcaagtgatctgcctgcttcagcctcccgaagtgctgggactacaggagtggtccaccacacctggctgagtaTATTACAGTTTTACTGAGTATATTACAGTTTTAtatctgttttgctttttgcaaatctttttgcttttatttgtctTCCAGCTGATTCTTTtaaactgcatctctacaaaagtgGAGAGAATATAATGAATCACTATGTATTAATACTTATCACCCAGTTTCAATAATTATCAACACATAATCTACTGGTTCATTTTGAATCTCTGCAGACATTTCATCCAAAACTATTCAATATATATCTCTAaatgaccatttaaaaaaatcatagtatcagccgggtgcagtggctcacacctgcaatcccagcaccttgggaggccaaggtgggtggatcatgaggtcagaagtttgagaccatcctggccaacatgatgaaacaccgtctctactaaaaatacaaaaaaaaaaggctgcgcaccgtggctcacgcctgtaatcccagcactttgggaggccaaggcgggtggatcacaagatcaagagcttgagcccaccctggccaacatggtgaaaccctgtctctactaaaatacaaaaattagctgggcatggtggtgtgcacctgtagtcccagctactagggaggctgaagcaggagaatcacttgaacatgggaggcggaggttgcagtgagctgagatagcgccattgcactccagcctgggaaacagagcgagactccatcttaaaaaaaaaaaaaaaatagccaggcgtgttggcaggtgcctgtagtcccagctactcaggaggctgaggcaggagaatcgcttgaacctgagaaggcggaggttgcagtgagccgaaatcgtgtcactgcactccagcttgggcaacaagagggagactccatgtcaaaaaaaaaaaaaaaaaaatcaatgcacaaaaaattacataattctCTTAATATCATTATTAAATACCTAAGGAGTGGTCAAATTTTTCCCAATTATCTTACAGATCTTTTTATACTTTGTTCAAATTAGCATTTAAACAACGTTGATTTATTGCATCTGGTTGATATAACCCTTAAGTCTTTTAAAATCAATCTATagctttctcctttatttttttatttttattttttgtaatttgttGTTTCAAGAAATAGCCATGTTTTTAAGGTTCCTGTGCCTTAAAATAGAGAAGTAGGGCTTCATATTAGTTAGGTTTAAATGTTATGATATACTCTTTCATTCTGTTGTTTGTGATGagtcatattaaatataataagaaGTTACTACAATTGTAGTTAAAAAGTTGATtttgggggccgggcgtggtggcttatgcctgtaatcccagcactttgggaggtgaggcgggcggatcacctgaggtcaggagtttgagaccagcctgaccaacatggagaaaccccatctctactaaaaatacaaaattagccaggcatggtggcgcatgcctgtaatcccagctactagggaggctgagacaggagagtcgcttgaacccaggaggcaacggttgcggtgagccaagaacatgccattgcactccagcctgggcaataggagcgaaactccatctcaaaaaaaagttggtTTCAGAGGTATAGATCGTTGATATCTTAAACTCAATAGCCATTATAATGATGACATCTAAGAGAAGAAACAATAAACACTTGCAAGAACTTCCATTTTTGATTATGCCAGGACATGCATACACACTAAGATCCTGAGAGAAtggcaaattttttttacaaatattaaagcCAAACTAAAATTGTACTGTTATTTTCCTAATAGTTCTTCTTAGTAATAATTTAAGACCCTGAAAGTTACCTGATGTTTAGGTAGCTCAGTTCTCAGTTGATGTTATGACTCACTGGTAGAAACGTTACACTTCTATGAGCCTCAATTGTATGCTATGTAAATATAACTAGCCCCTACctgataattatatacatatttacaaggCAGAAACTTAAGACAAAGTGATATTTGGCACTCTAAAATTCCTCTCAACCTCATTATATATGAAAGCATCAGCCTAACATTTTAAGTGTGCTACTGTTATATGAGTGtttaattatgtaaataaatCTTTGAAAACCTGTAGACATAACACAAAGCCAACAGCAAGTTATGCCTCAGTTGCTACAGGAGTATAGATAtcatgttagaaaagaaaatacagtccCAGAGTAGTGTGCAAGGCACCACCTACCATAGACCTGGGCTTGCTGATGGCCACCAGACTAGTGAGGAAGTCTTCATCGTGCAGCTGGCTGAAAACATGGGCGTCATAGGCTACCATAATGGAGATTTCTTCCATCATCTTGCCAGCTGGCCTTTCCACAGCAGCAGCTGCTGTCCCAGCTCCAGACCAGACTATCCAAGGAAAAATCCTACTGCAGCTCAGTGCCAGTGTACACACCCACCTGAGTTCGAGGGGGTGGAGTGTCAAAAatccagaaagaaagagagaaaaaaaaaaagcggctGCTATCACAGGCTTGGCTAGCAATTCACCCCCAGTAGGAAACTAAAAGAGGTTTCTTATCTATGCAGGAAGTATACACTATAAACACCTTCTGCATTTATAACAGAGAAGCTGGAAAATTCAATTTTTGGAAACCTTTAaacttcaaaaaagaaataaagtttccTAACTAGAAATATCCTatagcaataacaacaacaaaaaaaactgatttGTGTTATGTTCTTggtaattaaaaattttcataatagCTCGTCTTCTTACTGCAGTATTATTACATGAAGATTGTTCTTGGAGAAGAAGTAAATTTTCTTAGTGTTCTTAAGGCTTATTTTTTCGTAATCTTAGAAAATGAACAGATGAAAACCATTTTAATTTCTCAGAATTTAAAGAATTCATAGTACAATTACAAGTGATCTCCtgaagtctgaaaaaaaaaatttcccctcTGAGTatttctgttaaagaaaaaaatgccaaaacataaaaatgaaacaggGACAGCAATATCAATTAATAATCATTACTCCCTtttcctactaaaaaaaaataagtattttaagcATAGTTTTGTGTTGTTATTCAGAAAGCAATACAAGAGTCTCATTTATAAACTGGTTGTTTTGCTCCCATAGATAAAAGTTCTCTTCATCTTTTATCTTTAAGGCTAGAGGTTTCTTTTAATTATTCAAATCAGTAGATAGCCATTAACTGTTGGTAGCTTAACCACCAGTAGTGCTTTTTAAATTACAGCTGGAGACCATAAATGAACTGCCATATTTCCAGATGAAAAGTTTGAAAGCTGCCCATAATCACCATTACAAAGTTGCTTGATCAGGAAATATAATGTATACTAATTTCATGGAAAAAggattaagcaaataaaaatgaggGGAAGACAGATAAGGCTTCTCTGAAGTTGTTTTTCAATATTCCTAATTAAGCTAGTATCTTCCCTGCTTTTTCTAGATCATGACACTGCAGTACTTACTATGAGAAATATTCTTTGTTAGAACTAGAAATTAATTTGGCAAGTTCGtctaaaatcaaaagaaataagttgaaataaaacatttcaaccAGTTGAAATGTTTAGTCTTCATTACCAATAGCAGGATTATGTTACCtaaatttgtttgcttttcagaaaacaaaactcaGAATGAGATCTATAGTGTTATTTTCCCATGttttccaaaagtatttttttcatctACATTAACATGATTACTTGTATAACACCTTGTCCCATTTAAATGTAATTAGTAGAGTTTTACAACTGCTATAGCATTCTAGCTTATAAGAGCGAGcacaaggaaggagggaaaagcaCCTGATTGCTAGGAAACAAGCAAATCTAATAAgcttatttaaacaaaaaaatgcaatattttaaataaatccacAAGATTAAAACAGCTTCAAACTGTGTTTGACCCTTGTTGGAGTCAGTAAagcatttttacttcatttttgttCTACAGTGCTGCTTTGTCTGTTAAGCATTATTTtcgttaacatttttttcctgcacATTTATCCTGACGCTGACTAACCaggtaaaaattaaatgataatcAGGAGACAAGGCATTATAAGGTGTCCAGGCAGTTCATACCTTTTAAACTCCTTATCTTTTCAGAAGTACTTTAAAAGATACTGTGAACCTCTTCATGCATTCACCAGCACCAGAAGATTTCAGATTATCTTGCAACATTTTCTAGATGTGAAAGCAATTCCTCttgctttcatatttttctttgctattcAGTGACTCAGAGCTTCCACACATGGATATCTGAATAAGGTGCACTGACAAAGACACCTGTTGTGGAAGGTAAAGAAAGTACTTCCCACAATGCCTTACTCCCTGCTGGCAACCACCCAGGGGCAAACAAGAGTTATAACCGCAGTTCAGCAGCGCCTATGCACCCTGGGAGAGTGCATTCAGCGTAACCATAGGTAATCTTCTTGGTTACGAAGAACCCTTATAACCCAAAAGAAAAGGACcagaaaaaacagttttaaatagCACCTAGAGGTGCTGTACATTAAACTCATAAAACATTTACGGCATCAGGCTATAAGCAtgcaaaaacatttttagaaaaataatcaaagcctttaaaaatagtttaagttTACATACACAGAAACTAATAACTTCAAATAATTCAGTCCTTTTAGAATTCTACACAGGTTCttagataaatgtttttaaaagcttctATAATTTATAACCTTCAACAGATTGTTCTAATTAGCCACAGTGACTAGAATTATTAATAACATGTCATTTCTAAACCCAAGTGGTCCTCTATTGTAGCTGCAGTGCACAGATTTTCTTGAGCAGGGACACTCTAAGTTTGATTTGCAATCTTCACCTTTTGTCACCCTTAAAATGTTCCTTAAAGTTTACTTTACTTTTCAGAGTCTGGGAAGGAAAAATTCAAGGTTTCGTTTCCCCTTATTAAGTGTACTATATTTGTGGTTCCAACGAAAAACATACTCTTTGAAAACTGATGATTAGAGAAACTGTCACTCTACCGTCATTTTCTCCAGTCTCAGAAATAACAGCTACACCAATACCCTCCAAAACTTCAGAAGCTATTGTACACAGTCCTGTCTAAGAACTCTTGTTTTACCATCCCCCCAACCCATTGATTCCCTGGGTTGTTTA
This genomic window contains:
- the RABGAP1L gene encoding rab GTPase-activating protein 1-like isoform X21, which gives rise to MMEEISIMVAYDAHVFSQLHDEDFLTSLVAISKPRSMVPTKKLKKYEKEYQTMRESQLQQEDPMDRYKFVYL